A single Paracoccus pantotrophus DNA region contains:
- a CDS encoding DUF1190 domain-containing protein, whose amino-acid sequence MTERLPRKRSRHVALVLAGTATLALAGCEDDRMDAQSFPDLESCIAASKQETLWFTEEDCRKNFAAAQQEFLETAPRYESRELCEQEHGLGNCGGDPAQQAQGSGGGFSFMPLLVGYMMGSMLSRGGGIFSQPMVNTADGRYSTPKGDQSFASNRGAGKVPAATFQRAPSTIGKPPMSAAQVSQRGGFGASATARSGGRSSLGG is encoded by the coding sequence ATGACCGAACGCCTCCCCCGCAAACGCTCGCGCCATGTCGCGCTGGTGCTGGCCGGAACCGCGACCCTGGCGCTGGCCGGCTGCGAGGACGACCGCATGGATGCGCAAAGCTTTCCCGACCTGGAAAGCTGCATCGCCGCCAGCAAGCAGGAAACCCTGTGGTTCACCGAAGAGGACTGCCGCAAGAACTTTGCCGCCGCCCAGCAGGAATTCCTGGAAACCGCGCCGCGCTACGAATCCAGGGAGCTGTGCGAACAGGAACATGGCCTGGGCAATTGCGGCGGCGACCCGGCCCAGCAGGCGCAGGGCTCGGGCGGCGGCTTTTCCTTCATGCCGCTGCTGGTTGGCTACATGATGGGCTCGATGCTGTCGCGCGGCGGCGGCATCTTCTCGCAGCCGATGGTGAACACGGCCGACGGGCGCTATTCGACGCCCAAGGGCGACCAGAGCTTCGCCAGCAACCGCGGCGCCGGCAAGGTGCCGGCCGCGACCTTCCAGCGCGCGCCCTCGACCATCGGCAAGCCGCCGATGTCGGCGGCCCAGGTCAGCCAGCGCGGCGGCTTCGGCGCCTCGGCCACCGCGCGTTCGGGCGGGCGCAGCAGCCTCGGCGGCTGA
- the nikC gene encoding nickel transporter permease, with product MTETTRAWLLSDAPQTRRQARLGAIYQGWLTFRANRLAMVGLAILLGLLFVAAFAPWLSPQNPFAQNLAERLKPPSAQHWLGTDALGRDILSRLIHGSRVTLFIVGTVALIAPVIGLFVGTVAGFAGGWVDQVLMRITDIFLAFPKLILALAFVAALGPGIGNAVLALAITSWPPYARLARAETLTIRNADYIAAARLQGAGPLRLLIGHIWPLCVSSLIVRVALDMAGIILSAAGLGFLGLGAQPPMPEWGAMISDGRGYILDFWWVAAMPGMAIFVVSLAFNLLGDGLRDVLDPKGGRE from the coding sequence ATGACCGAGACGACACGCGCATGGCTTCTGTCCGATGCGCCGCAGACCCGGCGGCAGGCGCGGCTGGGGGCGATCTACCAGGGCTGGCTGACCTTTCGCGCCAACCGGCTGGCCATGGTCGGGCTGGCGATCCTGCTGGGGCTGCTGTTCGTCGCCGCCTTCGCGCCCTGGCTCTCGCCGCAGAACCCGTTCGCGCAGAATCTGGCCGAGCGGCTGAAGCCGCCTTCCGCGCAGCACTGGCTGGGCACGGACGCGCTGGGGCGGGACATCCTGTCGCGGCTGATCCACGGCTCGCGCGTGACGCTGTTCATCGTCGGCACGGTGGCGCTGATCGCGCCGGTGATCGGGCTTTTCGTCGGCACGGTGGCGGGTTTCGCCGGCGGCTGGGTCGATCAGGTGCTGATGCGCATCACCGACATCTTCCTGGCCTTTCCCAAGCTGATCCTGGCGCTGGCCTTCGTCGCCGCCCTCGGGCCCGGCATCGGCAATGCGGTGCTGGCGCTGGCCATCACCTCATGGCCGCCCTATGCGCGGCTGGCGCGGGCCGAGACGCTGACCATTCGCAATGCCGATTACATCGCCGCCGCCCGGCTGCAGGGCGCGGGACCGCTGCGGCTGCTGATCGGCCATATCTGGCCGCTCTGCGTCAGCTCGCTGATCGTGCGGGTGGCGCTGGACATGGCGGGGATCATCCTCTCCGCCGCCGGGCTGGGCTTTCTCGGCCTGGGCGCGCAGCCGCCGATGCCGGAATGGGGCGCGATGATCTCGGACGGGCGCGGCTATATCCTCGACTTCTGGTGGGTCGCGGCCATGCCCGGCATGGCGATCTTCGTCGTGTCGTTGGCCTTCAACCTGCTCGGCGACGGCTTGCGCGACGTGCTGGACCCCAAGGGGGGCCGGGAATGA
- the eda gene encoding bifunctional 4-hydroxy-2-oxoglutarate aldolase/2-dehydro-3-deoxy-phosphogluconate aldolase, with the protein MTPEQQSQKTRALCELAPVIPVLVVGDAGRAEGLATALVAGGLPVLEVTLRTPAALDVIRAMARVPGGHVGAGTVLTPDDAKRARDAGASFAVSPGLTERLARACEDIGLPLLPGAVTASEVMRAMELGYSMLKFFPAEAAGGAKSLKSLAGPLPQVSFCPTGGVTLQNAPGYLALPNVVCVGGSWIAPDAELAAGDWAAIESRARDARALR; encoded by the coding sequence ATGACCCCCGAACAGCAGTCCCAGAAGACCCGCGCGCTTTGCGAACTCGCCCCGGTGATCCCTGTCCTGGTCGTCGGCGACGCCGGCCGCGCCGAGGGGCTGGCCACGGCACTGGTGGCCGGCGGCCTGCCGGTGCTCGAGGTGACGCTGCGCACCCCCGCCGCGCTCGACGTCATCCGGGCGATGGCCAGAGTGCCGGGCGGCCATGTCGGCGCCGGCACGGTGCTGACCCCGGACGATGCGAAACGGGCCAGGGATGCCGGCGCCAGCTTCGCCGTCTCGCCCGGCCTGACCGAGCGGCTGGCGCGTGCCTGCGAGGATATCGGCCTGCCGCTCCTGCCCGGCGCCGTCACCGCCTCCGAGGTGATGCGGGCGATGGAACTGGGCTATTCCATGCTGAAATTCTTCCCGGCCGAGGCGGCGGGCGGGGCGAAATCGCTGAAATCCCTGGCCGGGCCGCTGCCGCAGGTCAGTTTCTGCCCGACCGGCGGCGTGACCTTGCAGAACGCCCCCGGCTACCTGGCCCTGCCGAATGTGGTCTGCGTCGGCGGCAGCTGGATCGCACCCGATGCCGAGCTGGCCGCCGGCGACTGGGCGGCGATCGAATCCCGCGCCCGCGACGCGCGCGCCCTGCGCTGA
- a CDS encoding VIT1/CCC1 transporter family protein — MSKQPSAHPDDPHYVNRMGWLRASVLGANDGIVSTGALIAGVAAADPGREAILIAGLAGLVAGAMSMAMGEYVSVSSQSDTERADIARERTALREMPEAELHELAAIYESRGMSPGTALQAAREVTEHDALAAHVRDELGLSEASNANPLQAALASAATFSIAAAVPLLAAILAPGGQVVASVLVAVLVALGLLGALGAWAGGAPPGRAVLRVMAGGTLALAATAGIGTIFGVAV, encoded by the coding sequence ATGAGCAAGCAACCCAGCGCCCATCCCGACGATCCGCATTATGTGAACCGCATGGGCTGGCTGCGGGCCTCGGTGCTGGGGGCCAATGACGGCATCGTCTCGACCGGCGCGCTGATCGCCGGGGTCGCCGCCGCCGATCCGGGGCGCGAGGCGATCCTGATCGCCGGGCTGGCGGGGCTGGTCGCCGGGGCGATGTCCATGGCCATGGGCGAATATGTCTCGGTCAGTTCGCAATCGGATACCGAGCGCGCCGACATCGCCCGCGAGCGCACCGCCCTGCGCGAGATGCCCGAGGCCGAGTTGCACGAACTGGCCGCCATCTACGAATCGCGCGGCATGAGCCCCGGCACCGCCCTGCAGGCGGCGCGCGAGGTGACCGAGCATGACGCGCTGGCCGCGCATGTGCGCGACGAGCTGGGGCTCAGCGAGGCCTCGAACGCCAATCCCTTGCAGGCGGCGCTGGCTTCGGCCGCCACCTTCAGCATCGCGGCTGCGGTGCCGCTGCTGGCAGCGATCCTGGCGCCCGGCGGCCAGGTCGTCGCCAGCGTGCTGGTCGCGGTGCTGGTCGCGCTGGGACTGCTGGGGGCGCTGGGGGCCTGGGCCGGCGGCGCGCCGCCCGGCCGGGCGGTGTTGCGGGTGATGGCGGGCGGCACCCTGGCGCTGGCGGCCACTGCCGGCATCGGCACGATCTTCGGCGTGGCGGTCTAG
- a CDS encoding ABC transporter permease: MRLGRRLAGLGLSLVLTLLGLLLVTFVIGRVMPIDPVLKVVGERATQAQYDAAFQAMGLDKPIWQQFLRYMAEVLQGDFGRSISTGHPVAQDLRRVFPATVELATLGTLIGVCVGVPLGVVAAARRGGWIDQIARVVALVGYSMPIFWLGLMGLLLFYGILGWVGGPGRQGIIYDGMVPTVTGLILVDSLVAGNWAAFRDAFSHIVLPASLLGYFSLAYISRMTRSFMLEQLSAEYVVTARVKGLSERRVIWGHAFRNILVPLITVIALSFGSLLEGSVLTEIVFSWPGIGQYITKALLAGDMNAVLGGTVVVGACFVALNLLSDILYRLLDPRAT, encoded by the coding sequence ATGCGGCTGGGCCGGCGGCTTGCCGGGCTGGGCTTGTCGCTGGTGCTGACGCTGCTCGGCCTTTTGCTCGTCACCTTCGTCATTGGCCGCGTCATGCCGATCGACCCGGTGCTGAAGGTGGTGGGCGAGCGCGCGACACAGGCGCAATATGACGCGGCCTTCCAGGCCATGGGACTGGACAAGCCGATCTGGCAGCAGTTCCTGCGCTACATGGCCGAGGTGCTGCAGGGCGATTTCGGCCGCTCGATCTCGACCGGGCATCCGGTGGCGCAGGACCTGCGGCGGGTGTTCCCGGCGACGGTCGAGCTGGCGACGCTGGGCACGCTGATCGGCGTCTGCGTGGGCGTGCCCTTGGGCGTGGTCGCCGCGGCGCGCCGGGGCGGCTGGATCGACCAGATCGCCCGCGTGGTGGCGCTGGTGGGCTATTCCATGCCGATCTTCTGGCTGGGGCTGATGGGGCTCTTGCTGTTCTACGGCATTCTCGGCTGGGTCGGCGGGCCGGGTCGGCAGGGCATCATATACGACGGCATGGTGCCGACGGTCACCGGGCTGATCCTGGTCGACAGCCTGGTCGCCGGCAACTGGGCCGCCTTCCGCGACGCCTTCAGCCATATCGTGCTGCCGGCCAGCCTGCTGGGCTATTTCAGCCTCGCCTATATCAGCCGCATGACCCGCAGCTTCATGCTGGAGCAGCTTTCGGCGGAATATGTCGTCACCGCCCGCGTCAAGGGCCTGTCCGAGCGCCGGGTGATCTGGGGCCATGCCTTCCGCAACATTCTGGTGCCGCTGATCACGGTGATCGCGCTCAGCTTCGGCTCGCTTCTGGAAGGGTCGGTGCTGACCGAGATCGTGTTCTCCTGGCCCGGCATCGGCCAATACATCACCAAGGCGCTGCTGGCAGGCGACATGAACGCGGTGCTGGGCGGCACGGTGGTCGTCGGCGCCTGCTTCGTGGCGCTGAACCTGCTGTCCGACATCCTCTACCGCCTGCTGGACCCGAGGGCGACATGA
- a CDS encoding ABC transporter ATP-binding protein, whose product MLTVEDLNVWFGHAPERVDAVGSASFAVGPGESFGLVGESGSGKSTILRAVAGLIDSWSGRIAVAGRPVAGSRRSRGFHKTVQMVFQDPYASLHPRHSVDRVLSETLHLQGMDRIDARITRLLDQVGLGQGFRFRYPHQLSGGQRQRVAIARALAAEPRLLLLDEPTSALDVSVQAEILNLLADIRAERGLSYVLVSHDLAVVAHMCDQLAVMRAGRIVEEMDAASLRAGRAQGDYARALIAASAGYVREA is encoded by the coding sequence ATGCTGACGGTCGAGGATCTGAACGTCTGGTTCGGCCATGCGCCCGAGCGCGTCGATGCGGTCGGATCCGCCAGCTTCGCCGTCGGGCCGGGCGAAAGCTTCGGCCTCGTCGGCGAAAGCGGCTCGGGCAAGTCCACCATCCTGCGCGCCGTCGCCGGGCTCATCGACAGCTGGTCGGGCCGCATCGCGGTCGCGGGCAGGCCGGTCGCCGGCAGCCGCCGCTCGCGCGGGTTCCACAAGACGGTGCAGATGGTGTTCCAGGATCCCTATGCCAGCCTGCATCCGCGCCATTCCGTCGACCGGGTGCTGTCGGAAACCCTGCACCTGCAGGGCATGGACCGGATCGACGCCCGCATTACCCGGCTTCTGGATCAGGTCGGGCTGGGGCAGGGCTTCCGCTTCCGCTATCCGCACCAGCTGTCCGGCGGCCAGCGCCAGCGCGTCGCCATCGCCCGCGCGCTTGCGGCCGAGCCCAGGCTGCTCTTGCTCGACGAACCGACCTCGGCGCTCGATGTCAGCGTGCAGGCCGAGATCCTGAACCTGCTCGCCGACATCCGGGCCGAGCGCGGGCTGAGCTATGTCCTGGTCAGCCACGACCTCGCGGTGGTGGCGCATATGTGCGACCAGCTGGCGGTGATGCGCGCCGGCCGCATCGTCGAGGAAATGGACGCCGCCAGCCTGCGCGCCGGCAGGGCGCAGGGCGATTACGCCCGCGCGCTGATCGCCGCCAGCGCCGGCTATGTCCGCGAAGCCTAG
- a CDS encoding ABC transporter ATP-binding protein: MSPLLSVRDLRVSFPTRSGTFQAVRGVSFDLGRERLGVVGESGSGKTMTGRAILGLVRPPGRVEAERMALGGESILDLPESRLRRLRGARISMVMQDPRFSLNPVMTVGRQIVEGYRLHTGTSRAQARDKALEMLAAVQIRDPERVFHAYPHEVSGGMGQRIMIAMMLAPDPEILIADEPTSALDVSVRNEVLRILDRLVRERGMGLIFISHDLNLVAQFCDRVLIMYAGRVVEELPARDLHAARHPYTQGLLNSLPRLDRPVERLAVLQRQEGWRDAPPAGTP, translated from the coding sequence ATGAGCCCGCTGCTTTCCGTCCGGGATCTGCGCGTCAGCTTCCCGACCCGCTCGGGCACCTTCCAGGCGGTGCGCGGCGTCAGCTTCGACCTTGGCCGCGAAAGGCTGGGCGTGGTCGGCGAAAGCGGCTCGGGCAAGACGATGACCGGCCGCGCCATCCTCGGCCTCGTGCGCCCGCCGGGGCGGGTCGAGGCCGAGCGCATGGCGCTTGGCGGGGAATCGATCCTGGACCTGCCGGAATCGCGGCTGCGCCGGCTGCGCGGCGCGCGCATCAGCATGGTGATGCAGGATCCCCGCTTCAGCCTGAACCCGGTGATGACCGTCGGCCGCCAGATCGTCGAGGGTTATCGGCTCCATACCGGCACCAGCCGCGCCCAGGCCCGCGACAAGGCGCTGGAGATGCTGGCCGCGGTGCAGATCCGCGACCCCGAGCGGGTGTTTCATGCCTATCCGCACGAGGTCTCGGGCGGCATGGGCCAGCGCATCATGATCGCGATGATGCTGGCCCCCGACCCCGAGATCCTGATCGCGGACGAGCCCACATCGGCGCTGGACGTCTCGGTCAGGAACGAGGTGCTGCGCATCCTCGACCGGCTGGTCCGGGAACGCGGCATGGGGCTGATCTTCATCAGCCACGACCTGAACCTGGTCGCGCAATTCTGCGACCGCGTCCTCATCATGTATGCCGGCCGCGTGGTCGAGGAACTGCCCGCCCGCGACCTGCATGCCGCGCGCCATCCCTATACGCAGGGCCTCCTGAACAGCCTGCCGCGCCTCGACCGGCCGGTCGAGCGGCTGGCGGTCCTGCAAAGGCAAGAGGGCTGGCGCGACGCCCCGCCGGCGGGAACCCCGTGA
- a CDS encoding SDR family oxidoreductase, with the protein MRLQGKTALVTGGASGFGRGIAETFAREGARVAVLDIDGEGAAAVAAGIDGLAIPCDVSQGDQVRAAVEKACESFGSLDIVVNNAGWTTPNGPLLDTDEAAFRKIYDINVLSIFHMTHAVLPHWRTRGQGVMINVSSTAGIRPRPGLSWYNSSKGAVNTLTRSLAAELAPEGIRVNAIAPVMGETGMLERFMGCEDTPENRARFLATIPLGRLSQPRDIANAALYLASDEADFITGVILEVDGGRTV; encoded by the coding sequence ATGCGGCTGCAAGGCAAGACGGCATTGGTGACGGGCGGCGCCTCGGGCTTCGGGCGCGGCATCGCCGAAACCTTCGCGCGCGAGGGCGCGCGGGTGGCGGTGCTGGACATCGACGGCGAAGGTGCGGCGGCGGTGGCCGCGGGCATCGACGGGCTCGCCATCCCCTGCGACGTGAGCCAGGGCGACCAGGTCCGGGCCGCGGTGGAGAAGGCGTGCGAAAGCTTCGGCAGCCTCGACATCGTGGTGAACAATGCCGGCTGGACCACGCCGAACGGTCCGCTGCTCGACACCGACGAGGCGGCGTTCCGCAAGATCTACGACATCAACGTGCTGTCGATCTTTCACATGACCCATGCCGTGCTGCCACATTGGCGGACGCGCGGGCAGGGCGTGATGATCAATGTCAGCTCGACCGCCGGCATAAGGCCGCGGCCGGGGCTGAGCTGGTACAATTCCTCGAAAGGCGCGGTGAACACCCTGACCCGCAGCCTGGCGGCGGAACTGGCGCCCGAGGGCATCCGCGTGAACGCCATCGCCCCGGTGATGGGCGAGACCGGGATGCTGGAGCGGTTCATGGGCTGCGAGGACACGCCCGAGAACCGCGCCCGCTTCCTTGCCACCATCCCGCTGGGCCGGCTGTCGCAGCCGCGCGACATCGCCAATGCGGCGCTTTACCTCGCCTCGGACGAGGCCGATTTCATCACCGGCGTCATCCTCGAGGTCGATGGCGGGCGGACGGTCTAA
- a CDS encoding ABC transporter substrate-binding protein — protein sequence MQNRFPLRALMLASAVTLAPASATWAETPADTLVIAHQIDDIISLDPGQSFEFSGQDVVRNLYDRLVDIDPLDLAAGIKPSLAESWEVSEDGKTITLTMREGVTFHSGNPVRAEDAAWSLQRAVKLNKSPAFILNQFGFTAENVDERVTFDGNRLVLQLDQPYAQSYVLNCLASEVGSVVDKETVMAHAEGEDFGNAWLSTNDAGSGPFTLAAWRPNEAVQLTANPDYWQGAPAMARVIVRHVQESSAQRLLLEQGDVDVARNLTPTDVEGIAGNDRLKVMDELRGRILYMGLSQKDPLLSRPEMVEAMKYLIDYAGMESSFLKGQWKVHQNFLPEGYLGASDENPWTYDIEKARQILSDAGITSGTVKTVVRDIREYVDAAQTLQAAMAQVGLTLEIQQMTGAQVLDAYRARQVPIFIGEWGPDYADPHTNASTFAHNPNNADDAGLSQLAWRNSWAVPDEMNRAVEAATLEGDTDKRVQMYLDIQKQYREIAPIIPMFQKIEQVAMQQNVQNWTSGGSVSSVLYRQVTKE from the coding sequence ATGCAGAACCGTTTCCCGCTTCGCGCGCTCATGCTGGCCTCGGCCGTGACGCTGGCGCCTGCCTCAGCGACCTGGGCCGAGACCCCCGCCGATACGCTGGTGATCGCCCATCAGATCGACGACATCATCAGCCTGGACCCCGGCCAGAGCTTCGAGTTCTCGGGCCAGGACGTGGTCAGGAACCTCTATGACCGGCTGGTCGATATCGACCCGCTGGACCTGGCGGCGGGGATCAAGCCCAGCCTGGCCGAAAGCTGGGAAGTCAGCGAGGACGGCAAGACCATCACGCTGACCATGCGCGAGGGGGTGACGTTCCATTCCGGCAACCCGGTCCGGGCCGAGGACGCCGCCTGGTCGCTGCAACGCGCCGTCAAGCTGAACAAGTCGCCCGCCTTCATCCTCAACCAGTTCGGCTTCACCGCCGAGAACGTGGACGAGCGCGTGACCTTCGACGGCAACAGGCTGGTGCTGCAACTCGACCAGCCCTATGCGCAAAGCTACGTGCTGAACTGCCTGGCCTCGGAGGTCGGCTCGGTCGTGGACAAGGAAACCGTGATGGCCCATGCCGAGGGCGAGGATTTCGGCAATGCCTGGCTGTCCACCAACGATGCGGGCTCGGGGCCCTTCACCCTGGCCGCCTGGCGCCCGAACGAGGCGGTGCAGCTGACCGCCAATCCCGATTACTGGCAGGGCGCCCCGGCAATGGCGCGGGTGATCGTGCGCCATGTCCAGGAAAGCAGCGCCCAGCGGCTGCTGCTGGAGCAGGGCGACGTGGACGTGGCCCGCAACCTGACGCCGACCGATGTCGAGGGCATTGCCGGCAACGACAGGCTGAAGGTGATGGACGAGTTGCGCGGCCGCATCCTCTACATGGGGCTGAGCCAGAAGGATCCCCTGCTGTCCCGCCCCGAGATGGTCGAGGCGATGAAATACCTCATCGACTATGCGGGCATGGAATCGAGCTTCCTCAAGGGCCAGTGGAAGGTGCATCAGAATTTCCTGCCCGAGGGCTATCTGGGTGCCTCGGACGAGAACCCCTGGACCTATGACATCGAGAAGGCCCGCCAGATCCTGAGCGATGCCGGCATCACCTCGGGCACGGTCAAGACCGTCGTGCGCGACATTCGCGAATATGTCGACGCCGCCCAGACCTTGCAAGCCGCCATGGCGCAGGTCGGGCTGACGCTGGAGATCCAGCAGATGACCGGGGCGCAGGTGCTGGATGCCTATCGCGCGCGCCAGGTGCCGATCTTCATCGGCGAATGGGGGCCGGATTACGCCGATCCGCATACCAATGCCTCGACCTTCGCCCATAACCCGAACAATGCCGACGATGCCGGCCTGTCGCAGCTGGCATGGCGCAACAGCTGGGCGGTGCCCGACGAGATGAACCGCGCCGTCGAGGCCGCCACGCTGGAGGGCGACACCGACAAGCGCGTGCAGATGTACCTGGACATCCAGAAGCAATATCGCGAGATCGCGCCGATCATCCCGATGTTCCAGAAAATCGAGCAGGTGGCGATGCAGCAGAACGTCCAGAACTGGACCTCGGGCGGCTCGGTCAGCTCGGTTCTCTATCGCCAGGTGACGAAGGAATAA
- a CDS encoding aldehyde dehydrogenase family protein, which translates to MRDDPILPPARNLIGGAWLPAASGCEMAMISPIDGRPFAAIADSGPKDVDAAIRAARAAFEGDWGRLTAAERGRLMLRLALRIEAEAEALAQLETRDNGKPVAQSRADMAALARYFEYYGGAADKLHGEVIPFLNGYDVTALREPHGVTGHIIPWNYPVQIFGRSVGAALAMGNATVTKPAEDACLTILRIGELAAETGFPPGAINIVTGRGEVAGRALSEHPGVDFISFTGSPQVGQAIQIAAARNHIPCTLELGGKSPQIVFEDADLEAAAPVIVGAIVQNGGQTCSAGSRVLIQRGIWDRLTAMLAERFRAVEAGPAEGALLGPLISARQKARVERYVAEAAAPLIARGGVAADASAAGFYVAPALFGPVDPQSPLAQEEIFGPVLAAIPFDTEAEAVAIANGTEYGLVAGIWTRDGDRQARLARAMRCGQVFINGYGAGGGIELPFGGVRKSGHGREKGFAALYEFSRLKTVVHRFA; encoded by the coding sequence ATGCGCGACGACCCGATCCTGCCGCCGGCGCGAAACCTGATCGGCGGCGCCTGGCTGCCGGCCGCCTCGGGGTGCGAGATGGCGATGATCTCGCCCATCGACGGCCGGCCTTTTGCCGCCATCGCCGATTCCGGTCCCAAGGATGTCGACGCGGCGATCCGCGCCGCCCGTGCCGCCTTCGAGGGCGACTGGGGCCGGCTGACCGCCGCCGAGCGCGGCCGGCTGATGCTGCGTCTGGCCCTGCGCATCGAGGCCGAGGCCGAGGCGCTTGCCCAGCTGGAAACCCGCGACAACGGCAAGCCCGTCGCCCAGTCGCGCGCCGACATGGCGGCGCTGGCGCGCTATTTCGAATATTATGGCGGCGCGGCCGACAAGCTGCATGGCGAGGTGATCCCGTTCCTGAACGGCTATGACGTGACGGCGCTGCGCGAGCCGCATGGCGTCACCGGCCATATCATTCCCTGGAACTATCCGGTGCAGATCTTCGGCCGCTCGGTCGGCGCGGCGCTGGCCATGGGCAATGCCACCGTGACCAAGCCGGCCGAGGATGCCTGCCTGACCATCCTGCGCATCGGCGAACTGGCGGCCGAGACCGGCTTTCCGCCCGGTGCCATCAACATCGTCACCGGGCGCGGCGAGGTCGCCGGGCGGGCGCTGTCCGAACATCCCGGCGTCGATTTCATCAGCTTCACCGGCTCGCCCCAGGTCGGCCAGGCCATCCAGATCGCCGCGGCGCGCAATCACATCCCCTGCACGCTGGAACTGGGCGGAAAGTCGCCGCAGATCGTCTTCGAGGATGCCGATCTCGAGGCCGCCGCGCCGGTGATCGTGGGCGCCATCGTGCAGAACGGCGGCCAGACCTGCTCGGCCGGATCGCGGGTGCTGATCCAGCGCGGCATCTGGGACCGGCTGACGGCAATGCTGGCCGAGCGTTTCCGCGCGGTCGAGGCCGGCCCGGCCGAGGGCGCGCTGCTGGGCCCGCTGATCTCGGCCCGGCAGAAGGCACGGGTCGAACGCTATGTCGCCGAGGCCGCAGCCCCGTTGATCGCGCGGGGCGGCGTGGCCGCGGATGCGTCCGCAGCCGGCTTCTATGTCGCGCCGGCGCTGTTCGGCCCGGTCGACCCCCAAAGCCCGCTGGCCCAGGAAGAGATCTTCGGCCCGGTGCTGGCCGCCATCCCCTTCGACACCGAGGCCGAGGCGGTGGCCATCGCCAACGGCACCGAATACGGGCTGGTCGCCGGCATCTGGACGCGCGACGGCGACCGGCAGGCGCGCCTGGCCCGCGCCATGCGCTGCGGGCAGGTCTTCATCAACGGCTATGGCGCCGGGGGCGGGATCGAGCTGCCCTTCGGCGGGGTTCGCAAATCCGGCCATGGGCGCGAAAAGGGCTTCGCCGCGCTTTACGAATTCTCGCGGCTGAAAACCGTGGTTCATCGTTTCGCATAA
- a CDS encoding glutathionylspermidine synthase family protein, producing the protein MEKRTLPERPGWRDEAEKLGFSFADMGGEPYWDETSAYRFTLRQVEEDIEAPATELHAMCREAVDRATRDEAWLARLDIPRAHWDLVAASWARGEPELYGRMDLAYDGHGPAKLLEYNADTPTSLYESASFQWLWFEQQRAAGVLDADADQFNSIHEAIVARWTQICTDGEEVHFTADPDNPEDYATVETLAWAAREAGLGAHFTALSQIGLTEEGQFADDQSRVIGTLFKLYPWEDMLRDDFAAHLQSSGTRFIEPPWKAVLSNKGILPLLWQMFPGHPNLLPAFFLADVQEAMAGGSPAPDLAPAFEAARDTLAQGHVLKPIFSREGAGVVIREAGREVARTGDDSYSHHPMIVQGLARLPDFGGFRPVLGAWIVGESCCGLGLREDRSPITHNLSRFKPHFIEG; encoded by the coding sequence ATGGAAAAACGCACCCTTCCCGAGCGACCCGGCTGGCGCGACGAGGCGGAGAAGCTGGGCTTCAGCTTCGCCGACATGGGCGGCGAGCCCTATTGGGACGAAACCAGCGCCTATCGCTTCACCCTGCGCCAGGTCGAGGAGGACATCGAGGCCCCGGCGACGGAACTGCATGCGATGTGCCGCGAGGCGGTGGACCGCGCCACCCGCGACGAGGCCTGGCTGGCCCGGCTCGACATCCCGCGCGCGCATTGGGATCTGGTCGCGGCCAGTTGGGCGCGGGGCGAGCCCGAGCTTTACGGGCGCATGGACCTGGCCTATGACGGCCATGGCCCGGCGAAGCTGCTGGAATACAATGCCGATACGCCGACCTCGCTCTACGAATCCGCCAGCTTCCAATGGCTCTGGTTCGAACAGCAGCGGGCGGCCGGGGTGCTCGACGCGGATGCCGACCAGTTCAACAGCATCCACGAGGCGATCGTGGCGCGCTGGACCCAGATCTGCACCGATGGCGAAGAGGTGCATTTCACCGCCGATCCCGACAATCCCGAGGATTACGCCACCGTCGAGACCCTGGCCTGGGCCGCGCGCGAGGCTGGCCTGGGCGCGCATTTCACCGCGCTTTCGCAGATCGGCCTGACCGAGGAGGGGCAATTCGCCGACGACCAGTCGCGCGTCATCGGCACGCTCTTCAAGCTCTACCCCTGGGAGGACATGCTGCGCGACGATTTCGCCGCGCATCTGCAATCCTCGGGCACCCGCTTCATCGAGCCGCCCTGGAAGGCGGTGCTGTCGAACAAGGGCATCCTGCCGCTCCTGTGGCAGATGTTCCCCGGCCATCCGAACCTGCTGCCCGCCTTCTTCCTGGCCGACGTGCAGGAAGCGATGGCGGGCGGCAGTCCCGCCCCCGATCTGGCCCCGGCCTTCGAGGCGGCGCGCGACACGCTGGCCCAGGGCCATGTCTTGAAGCCGATCTTCTCGCGCGAAGGCGCGGGGGTGGTGATCCGCGAGGCGGGCCGCGAGGTGGCGCGCACCGGCGACGACAGCTATTCGCATCACCCGATGATCGTGCAGGGCCTGGCCCGGCTGCCGGATTTCGGCGGCTTCCGCCCGGTCCTCGGCGCCTGGATCGTGGGCGAAAGCTGCTGCGGCCTCGGCCTGCGCGAGGACCGCTCGCCCATCACCCACAACCTGTCGCGCTTCAAGCCGCATTTCATCGAGGGCTGA